The Fluviispira vulneris sequence TTTGATATGAGAAAGTCGTAATGATTTCTAAAATACTGAATAATTTCTTGACTACAACTTTCACCCCCTTTGCGAACGGATTTAAAATTGACGGTTTCACCCATAGAAATAAGTACCGACTCTGTTATTCCACATCCAACATCAACAACCAATTTTCCTTCGGGATTCCAAACATCAAGTCCAGCTCCGACAGCAGCTGCAAGAGGCTCTTCGACAAGTAATATTTCTCCACTTCCAACAGCTCTGGCCACCTCAAAAAAGGCGCTTTTTTCAATCTTTGTCGAGTCACTTGGGACGGATATTATAATTCCTCTTCGCTGAATAAAAGTGTCTTTAATAAAGCTTTTTCCACCTCTAAGTAACTCTTTTATAAGAGTTTGCGCTAAAGATATATCGTGAACCATACCATCCGCTAAGGGGGTTTTCACTTCAATAAAAGAGGGTGCTTTACCTTGCATATGCAATGCCTGTTTCCCAACAGCAATTTGTTTTTCCCCATTCCTTGTATCATATGCAATTATACTTGGCTCATTAATTAAAATTCCTAAGCCTTTTTTATATATGAGCGTATTAGCTGTCCCAAGATCAATAAATGTGTCATATATTATTTTCTTGGAGATAAAAAAATTGAACATTTTAGATTTCCCAGTTCTTTTAACTTAAGATAACTCATATTATAGCAAAGAATACAAATTGTATTTTCAAAAGTTGATCATATGACATTATTCCAAAAACTCAATCGTTTTCGGAATAATTATCTTGAGGGGGTGTTTCTGGTAATTTTAAAAAATAATTTAAAAAGTTCTAGATAATAAAAATTAAATTAATTATCAATGCAATATTAGGGAACGAAATCGCTCCACAAGGTTACATCAAGAAAGTCTGAAAATGCATTCAATGAAGTTGCATTTAAAGAGAATTTGATATTTTTATGAGGAATAAAAACTCCTGCCTTAAAATAAGATTCAAAAGTTCTTTGGGCAAAAACTTTGGAAAATATTGGAGGTTGTATAGCAATAGTTCTTAAAAATGCAGCTGAATGTGTTGTAATTGTTTTTTGAATCAATTCATCACGTGTAAAAGAACCTTTTTCTTTTACAAGTTCAATTGCTGTTGCTAACTGGATTCCATATAATTCTATTTCTGGTTTAACGATTCGAGATAAAAATTCTAATGAATTTAAAATAGAATTTTCTTTCGAAAGAATGATTAAATCATTTTCAATTTTTATAAACTGCAATTGAATAAAAATATTTAAGCAAGATTGAGTTATTAACTGGCTTGAAGTTTTACTATCCCAATAAAGATCATCTTGCCAAATTCGGCGTATTGACGACATTTTTCCTTCAAGTTGGTCGACATGGTATTGATTTTTTTCGCTAAG is a genomic window containing:
- a CDS encoding rod shape-determining protein, with the protein product MFNFFISKKIIYDTFIDLGTANTLIYKKGLGILINEPSIIAYDTRNGEKQIAVGKQALHMQGKAPSFIEVKTPLADGMVHDISLAQTLIKELLRGGKSFIKDTFIQRRGIIISVPSDSTKIEKSAFFEVARAVGSGEILLVEEPLAAAVGAGLDVWNPEGKLVVDVGCGITESVLISMGETVNFKSVRKGGESCSQEIIQYFRNHYDFLISKNTAELLKQQTSLQNLQKSHKTKIPGFSLRTKLPSTLEFDYLEIAKILLIFANQILNLVEETLENSPPELVGDLYHTGILLSGGGTLIDGLSEYLQFKLNIPVIESSEPLNGVVFGNLKISEIQHLFPALKALKDF